In Terriglobales bacterium, a genomic segment contains:
- a CDS encoding FAD-binding oxidoreductase, protein MSETQTRTHPAWTELEKLAGGEHIRPATPGDAIDGVQPAGVIAPGSAQEVAQVLKYCSSAGLAVVPRGGGTKLWFGNRPQKADFILSTERLNRVVEHAWGDMTATVEAGCTIGSFQQALKERGQRLAADPLWPERSTVGGLLATAQSGTLRIRYGAVRDLVLGVEMALPDGNLIKAGGKVVKNVAGYDLTKLAIGSFGTLGVITRTVFRLHPIPVASATYSATVASPAEANRMLLAILDSQLVYTGLQLRAEQGGKIAVDVRFEGIPESLQDQYQKLGRVAAGHGFTESSDELWTARQNLFVTAGDAVICKCSVLPARLGALCEAVFRQVESAGAGAALVAQGTGVAELRMDIARPQQQRQLIQSLRDEVGQLQGTMIVEQCPVSVKEGMDVWGPVNNGLPLMQAIKQKFDPARTMNPGRYVGAI, encoded by the coding sequence ATGAGCGAAACTCAAACGCGAACACACCCGGCGTGGACGGAATTGGAAAAACTGGCCGGAGGAGAGCACATTCGGCCGGCCACGCCCGGCGATGCTATTGACGGCGTGCAACCGGCGGGCGTCATTGCGCCGGGATCGGCACAGGAAGTCGCGCAGGTCCTGAAGTATTGCAGCTCCGCCGGCCTGGCCGTGGTCCCACGCGGCGGGGGCACCAAGCTTTGGTTCGGCAATCGTCCGCAGAAGGCGGATTTCATCCTATCGACGGAGCGGCTGAATCGGGTCGTCGAGCATGCCTGGGGCGATATGACCGCGACCGTCGAGGCAGGGTGCACGATCGGCAGTTTTCAACAGGCGCTCAAGGAACGTGGTCAGAGATTGGCCGCGGACCCGCTGTGGCCGGAACGGTCAACCGTCGGCGGCCTGCTGGCGACCGCGCAGAGTGGAACGCTTCGCATCCGCTACGGCGCGGTCCGCGATCTCGTGCTCGGCGTCGAGATGGCGCTGCCGGACGGCAACCTCATCAAGGCAGGAGGCAAGGTCGTCAAGAACGTCGCCGGCTACGATCTGACAAAACTGGCGATCGGCTCCTTCGGCACGCTCGGCGTGATTACGCGGACCGTATTTCGCCTCCATCCCATTCCCGTCGCTTCGGCGACATATAGCGCGACGGTTGCTTCCCCGGCCGAGGCAAACAGGATGCTGCTCGCCATCCTCGATTCGCAATTGGTGTACACCGGTTTGCAGCTTCGGGCTGAACAGGGGGGCAAGATCGCCGTGGACGTTCGCTTCGAAGGCATTCCGGAATCGCTGCAGGATCAATATCAAAAACTGGGCCGTGTGGCCGCCGGGCACGGCTTCACTGAATCTTCAGATGAACTCTGGACGGCGCGGCAGAACTTGTTCGTCACTGCCGGTGACGCGGTGATCTGCAAGTGCAGCGTACTGCCAGCCCGGCTGGGGGCATTGTGTGAGGCGGTGTTCCGTCAGGTCGAGTCGGCGGGTGCCGGCGCGGCGCTGGTGGCGCAGGGCACGGGCGTGGCCGAGTTGCGCATGGATATCGCCCGTCCGCAGCAGCAGCGGCAGCTGATCCAGTCTTTGCGCGATGAAGTCGGGCAGTTACAGGGAACCATGATTGTGGAGCAGTGTCCGGTTTCCGTCAAGGAAGGTATGGACGTCTGGGGACCCGTTAACAATGGGCTGCCCTTGATGCAGGCCATCAAGCAGAAATTCGACCCGGCGCGAACCATGAACCCGGGCCGCTACGTGGGGGCCATATGA
- a CDS encoding FAD-linked oxidase C-terminal domain-containing protein: MDPLLVRQFRAVVGDAGLISGPEQLRTYECDGLTLFRVAPDLVLLPSSAQELQDIVKICHRERIPFVARGSGTGLSGGALPVKGGVVIGVSRMNHILDIDILNARVVVEPGVTNASISAAVAPHGYFYAPDPASQIVCTVGGNVAENSGGVHCFKYGVTTTYILALDVVLSDGSLVHLGDKTLECPGYDLVGAFVGSEGTFGIVTKITLRIIKKPECTQTLMAAFNSISEAGAAVSAIISAGLFPAGLEIMDHLAIEAVEAAVHPNYPNCKSLLLVELDGSMREVDLLMEKVGPMCTSCGAWEIRLAKSEPERIAIWKGRKAAFAAVGRISPNYLVQDGVIPRTALPRVLAEIDRLSTEANLRVANVFHAGDGNLHPLVLYDRRIEGQEQRAMEVAESILQLCVDAGGSISGEHGIGEEKKHFMPVMFSAADLDAMQRLRDAFDPLQLCNPTKMFPGTDVNYQRPIAYEPHPIEKAGLAQRY; this comes from the coding sequence ATGGACCCTCTGCTGGTGCGGCAATTTCGTGCCGTCGTGGGAGATGCGGGCCTCATTAGCGGACCGGAGCAACTCCGGACTTACGAATGCGATGGCCTGACGCTCTTCCGCGTAGCCCCCGACCTGGTTCTTCTTCCATCATCAGCGCAAGAGTTGCAGGACATCGTGAAGATTTGCCACCGCGAGCGAATCCCGTTCGTGGCTCGCGGTTCGGGCACGGGACTGAGCGGTGGAGCGCTACCCGTCAAAGGCGGTGTGGTCATCGGGGTTTCAAGGATGAACCACATTCTCGACATCGATATCCTCAACGCGCGCGTCGTGGTCGAGCCCGGCGTGACCAACGCCTCGATCAGCGCGGCGGTTGCGCCGCACGGTTATTTTTACGCGCCGGATCCGGCCTCGCAGATCGTGTGCACCGTGGGCGGCAACGTGGCGGAGAATTCCGGCGGCGTCCACTGTTTCAAGTACGGCGTCACCACCACCTACATCTTGGCGCTGGACGTCGTGCTTTCCGACGGTTCGCTGGTCCATCTGGGAGACAAGACTCTGGAATGTCCGGGGTACGATCTGGTCGGCGCTTTTGTTGGCTCGGAGGGCACCTTCGGAATCGTCACTAAGATCACCTTAAGGATCATCAAGAAGCCGGAGTGCACGCAAACCCTGATGGCGGCTTTCAATTCCATCAGCGAGGCCGGGGCGGCGGTAAGCGCGATCATTTCCGCTGGATTGTTCCCCGCTGGCCTGGAAATCATGGACCACCTTGCGATCGAGGCGGTGGAGGCGGCGGTCCATCCCAATTATCCGAATTGCAAGTCACTGCTGCTGGTAGAGCTGGACGGCTCGATGCGCGAGGTTGACCTGCTGATGGAGAAAGTCGGTCCCATGTGCACTTCCTGCGGGGCATGGGAAATCCGGCTGGCGAAGTCAGAGCCGGAACGCATAGCCATCTGGAAGGGGCGCAAGGCGGCCTTCGCCGCGGTGGGCCGGATCTCGCCGAATTACCTGGTGCAGGACGGCGTCATTCCGCGCACTGCCCTGCCGCGGGTGCTGGCCGAGATCGACCGGCTGAGCACGGAAGCAAATCTGCGGGTGGCCAACGTCTTTCATGCCGGCGACGGCAATCTCCACCCCCTGGTGCTTTATGACCGGCGCATCGAGGGGCAGGAACAGCGGGCCATGGAAGTGGCGGAAAGTATCCTGCAGCTGTGTGTCGACGCGGGCGGCTCCATCAGCGGCGAACACGGTATCGGCGAAGAGAAAAAACACTTTATGCCGGTGATGTTTTCCGCCGCGGATCTCGACGCCATGCAACGCCTGCGCGACGCCTTCGATCCTCTTCAGCTCTGTAACCCCACCAAGATGTTTCCCGGCACGGATGTGAATTACCAGCGGCCGATCGCGTACGAGCCTCACCCCATCGAGAAAGCGGGCCTCGCCCAGAGGTACTAG
- a CDS encoding TIGR03118 family protein, translating to MSVRVKASKMGWSVVWAVVALSLSAIALQAQNIYTRTNLVSDIAGVANFTDPKLVNAWGIAASPTSPFWIADNGTGFSTLYTGQGIAQALVVTIPTPPNAKAGAVASPTGIVFNGSSDFVVSSGGKSGTSRFIFDTEDGTISGWSPTVDGTHAILAVNHSGPGLSADRTPLGAVYKGLAIGNNGSANFLYATNFRDATVEMYNGQFQLVKKFTDANVPAGFAPFGIRNINGQLFVTYAKQDAKKHDDVAGPGNGFVDIFDLNGNLLKRFASEGTLNSPWGLALAPASFGMFGTALLVGNFGDGRISAFDISTGNALGQLKDPFGNLLTINGLWSLSFGNDHNAAPSSTLFFTAGIADEAHGLFGQITAP from the coding sequence ATGTCAGTTCGCGTGAAGGCAAGCAAAATGGGGTGGTCGGTCGTATGGGCGGTAGTCGCGTTGAGTTTGAGCGCCATCGCATTGCAGGCTCAGAACATTTACACGCGCACCAATCTCGTTTCGGACATCGCCGGAGTGGCGAACTTCACCGACCCCAAATTGGTCAACGCCTGGGGCATTGCGGCGAGCCCGACCAGCCCTTTCTGGATTGCCGACAACGGCACCGGATTCTCCACCCTGTACACCGGACAAGGTATTGCTCAGGCGCTCGTGGTGACTATTCCCACGCCACCCAACGCCAAGGCCGGCGCGGTCGCCAGTCCGACCGGCATCGTGTTCAACGGTAGCAGCGATTTTGTGGTTTCTTCCGGCGGAAAATCCGGGACCAGCCGGTTCATTTTCGACACCGAAGACGGCACCATCAGCGGCTGGAGTCCGACGGTTGACGGCACCCATGCCATCCTCGCCGTGAACCACTCCGGTCCTGGTTTAAGCGCCGACCGCACCCCGCTCGGGGCGGTTTACAAGGGCCTGGCCATCGGCAATAACGGTTCGGCTAATTTCCTTTATGCCACCAACTTCCGCGATGCCACCGTGGAAATGTATAACGGGCAATTCCAACTGGTGAAGAAGTTCACGGATGCCAATGTCCCAGCCGGCTTCGCGCCGTTCGGGATTCGCAACATCAACGGACAACTCTTTGTCACCTACGCCAAGCAGGATGCCAAGAAACACGATGATGTCGCGGGGCCGGGAAATGGGTTCGTGGATATCTTTGACCTGAATGGAAATCTGTTGAAGCGTTTTGCCTCAGAAGGAACGTTGAACTCGCCTTGGGGGCTGGCGCTCGCGCCCGCGAGCTTCGGCATGTTCGGCACCGCGCTGCTGGTTGGCAATTTTGGCGACGGCAGGATCAGTGCGTTCGACATCAGCACGGGAAACGCCCTGGGCCAGCTCAAGGACCCGTTTGGAAATCTATTGACGATCAATGGGCTTTGGAGCTTGAGCTTCGGCAACGACCACAATGCGGCACCGTCATCGACCTTGTTCTTCACCGCCGGCATCGCCGATGAAGCGCATGGCCTGTTCGGACAAATCACGGCGCCGTAG